The following are from one region of the Plutella xylostella chromosome 21, ilPluXylo3.1, whole genome shotgun sequence genome:
- the LOC105385614 gene encoding uncharacterized protein LOC105385614 codes for MILSCPITAGTYKLQSYPYNTRDNHLTGESKISTSMYGYTFRLEGYDISDEKILCVDSTLQLVYLRKNEFVEEEEDNVEDP; via the exons ATGat CTTATCCTGTCCAATAACGGCGGGCACATACAAGCTGCAGTCCTACCCGTACAACACTCGCGACAACCACCTGACGGGCGAGTCCAAGATCTCCACCAGCATGTACGGGTATACCTTCCGACTGGAGGGATATGATATATCTGATGAGAAG atccTCTGCGTGGATTCAACGCTTCAGCTCGTATATCTTCGTAAAAATGAATTCGTGGAAGAAGAAGAGGATAATGTTGAAGATCCATGA
- the LOC105388635 gene encoding serine/threonine-protein kinase RIO2: MGKLDVAMLRYLTGEDFRVLTAVEMGMKNHEIVPGSLVASIANLRHGGVHKLMRELCKHRLLTYERGKQYDGYRLTNAGYDYLALKALTNRKVIASFGNQIGVGKESNIYTVADEDHKPLCLKLHRLGRTCFRNIKDKRDYHAHRNKASWLYLSRISATKEFAYMKALYDRGFPVPKPIDFNRHCVVMDLVHGGPLTHVTSVPDVEGLYDNLMSLIVRLGNCGVIHGDYNEFNIMIDEEGQPIVIDFPQMVSTSHPNAELYFDRDVKCIREFFKKRFGFESETWPRFSDLERDDTMDREIACSGYLRAKDVDDALLEQMGIGLAVSSDEGSDPEDEDAPREDAEDSERTREDARKYTEDELERMRKEVDTSIQNDEQRALDSLATKAITLTIQDKPSNPNPSEEEDTVPELVPAEVVDKTSQKYRLAMVEKALSDVRSMRSYTSASTIAPEVVKEQVKKNLESRQKRMERKKAVAKGEASAATRSRRDNKETIRESHGLWGWDE, encoded by the exons ATGGGGAAGCTAGATGTTGCTATGCTGCGATACCTCACCGGTGAAGACTTCAGGGTTTTGACTGCG GTGGAAATGGGTATGAAGAATCACGAAATAGTGCCAGGGTCACTAGTGGCTTCCATTGCTAACCTCAGACATGGCGGTGTCCACAAGCTGATGAGAGAACTTTGTAAACACAGACTGCTAACTTATGAACGTGGTAAACAAT aTGATGGATATCGTCTTACCAATGCTGGCTACGACTACCTGGCCTTGAAGGCACTCACAAACAGAAAGGTTATTGCATCATTCGGCAACCAGATTGGAGTGGGCAAGGAGTCCAACATCTACACAGTGGCTGACGAAGACCACAAGCCATTGTGTTTGAAACTACACAG ACTGGGCCGCACCTGCTTCCGTAACATAAAAGACAAGAGAGACTACCACGCGCACCGCAACAAGGCGTCCTGGTTGTACCTGTCCCGGATCTCGGCCACCAAGGAGTTTGCATACATGAAGGCACTGTACGACCGCGGGTTCCCGGTGCCCAAGCCGATAGACTTCAACAGACATTGCGTTGTCATGGATCTAGTGCATGGAGGACCCCT CACACACGTAACATCAGTCCCAGACGTAGAAGGCCTGTACGACAACCTCATGTCCCTCATAGTACGTCTGGGCAACTGCGGGGTCATCCACGGAGACTACAATGAGTTCAACATCATGATTGATGAGGAAGGACAGCCGATTGTGATCGACTTCCCGCAAATGGTGTCTACTAGCCATCCTAATGCTGAGCT TTACTTCGACCGCGACGTGAAATGCATCCGCGAGTTCTTCAAAAAACGCTTCGGCTTCGAGAGCGAGACGTGGCCGAGGTTCAGCGACCTAGAGCGAGACGACACGATGGACCGCGAGATAGCATGCTCTGGGTACCTCCGAGCTAAGGACGTAGACGACGCACTGCTCGAG CAAATGGGTATCGGCCTTGCCGTTAGCTCGGACGAGGGCAGTGACCCCGAGGACGAGGACGCGCCTCGTGAGGACGCCGAGGACAGCGAGCGGACGAGAGAGGACGCCAGGAAGTATACTGAGGACGAGCTGGAGAGGATGAGGAAAGAG GTGGACACGTCAATCCAAAACGATGAACAGCGCGCGCTCGACTCACTCGCCACCAAAGCCATCACTCTCACCATACAAGACAAACCATCGAACCCGAACCCTTCTGAAGAGGAAGACACAGTACCGGAGCTAGTCCCAGCGGAGGTTGTAGACAAGACGTCACAGAAGTATAGACTAGCGATGGTGGAGAAGGCTCTGTCGGACGTGAGGTCTATGAGGTCGTATACGTCTGCTAGCACCATAGCGCCGGAGGTGGTGAAGGAACAG GTAAAGAAGAACCTGGAGTCCCGCCAGAAGCGCATGGAGCGTAAGAAGGCGGTGGCGAAGGGCGAGGCCAGCGCCGCCACGCGCTCCAGACGCGACAACAAGGAGACCATCCGGGAGAGCCACGGACTGTGGGGCTGGGACGAGTGA